One Cryptomeria japonica chromosome 9, Sugi_1.0, whole genome shotgun sequence genomic window carries:
- the LOC131038686 gene encoding phosphatidylcholine:diacylglycerol cholinephosphotransferase 1 gives MRNRGRVSGEKKTLKKKVVNADKISRNPSLESLKNLFLLYIAELKEKLGDYYYSMGVNGKTDKLAVVGVYPSFMGWSIPYMIGAAKAHPLPVLLGCCLLFFMAVEYSLIMVSSGSPPYDVGFVWTQSLHDGLMQRPALNTLLAAMNTIFVGMQTGYILWAWLVEGRVRPTIAALFMFPSRGILGYLTQLPLPQDFLGSGVDFPVGNVSFFLFFSGHVAAAVIASIDMKRMRRHHMASMFDILNVLQSVRLLVTRGHYTIDLAAGLGAGWLFDSLAGRYEESKRNVVQKENFDYEPLINAKAALIS, from the exons ATGCGGAACAGGGGAAGAGTTTCAGGGGAGAAGAAGACCCTGAAGAAAAAAGTTGTGAATGCTGATAAGATAAGCAGAAATCCGAGTCTAGAAAGTCTTAAAAACTTGTTCCTTTTGTATATAGCAGAGCTAAAGGAAAAACTGGGTGATTATTACTACTCAATGGGTGTTAATGGAAAGACTGATAAACTGGCTGTAGTGGGGGTTTATCCTTCATTTATGGGATGGTCAATTCCTTACATGATTGGAGCTGCAAAAGCTCATCCACTGCCTGTTTTGCTAGGGTGCTGTTTGCTATTTTTTATGGCAGTTGAGTACAGTTTGATAATGGTTTCTTCTGGGTCTCCACCATATGATGTGGGTTTTGTGTGGACACAGAGTCTTCATGATGGGCTTATGCAGAGACCTGCTTTGAATACATTGCTGGCAGCTATGAATACG ATTTTTGTGGGAATGCAGACTGGTTATATTCTGTGGGCTTGGCTTGTGGAGGGGAGAGTGAGGCCTACAATTGCTGCACTTTTTATGTTCCCATCTCGAGGCATTCTGGGTTACTTGACACAGCTGCCACTACCTCAG GATTTTCTTGGTTCGGGAGTCGATTTTCCAGTTGGGAATGtgtcctttttcctcttcttctcagGTCATGTGGCAGCTGCAGTGATTGCTTCTATAGACATGAAACGTATGAGGAGACACCATATGGCATCTATGTTTGATATATTGAATGTCCTTCAATCAGTGCGACTTTTGGTCACAAGAGGCCATTATACCATTGATCTTGCAGCTGGGCTAGGGGCAGGGTGGTTGTTTGATTCCTTAGCTGGTAGGTATGAGGAAAGCAAAAGGAATGTTGTTCAAAAAGAGAACTTTGATTATGAACCCCTGATTAATGCAAAAGCTGCTTTAATCAGCTAA